In Mytilus edulis chromosome 6, xbMytEdul2.2, whole genome shotgun sequence, the following proteins share a genomic window:
- the LOC139526431 gene encoding uncharacterized protein: MRVLYKLNIAQVKLFIVVKPQSVTSPRSANVTIIGAGNAIGNAVPPDYVFPGVKFDRALLLDGTPPGSDGQCSKSGWSNSEIFKMYLEKHFLKYVSHDVSGTPLLILFDGHRSHVSLTLQDWAESKNIILFILPPHCSHILQPLDIGCFGPLKVCYNREAQLFMRKNPGCKITRYNIGQMSCSPYQKGLSAQNLISSFRKSGIYPFNPKAVDTSELAPATIYPTATSDKQVQ; encoded by the coding sequence ATGAGAGTGCTCTACAAACTGAACATAGCCCAggtaaaattgttcattgttgttaAGCCCCAGTCTGTCACATCGCCAAGATCTGCAAATGTCACTATAATTGGTGCTGGCAATGCAATTGGAAATGCTGTTCCACCTGATTATGTATTTCCGGGTGTTAAATTTGACAGGGCTCTACTTCTTGATGGGACTCCACCTGGTTCTGATGGCCAATGCAGTAAATCTGGATGGTCTAACagtgaaatattcaaaatgtacCTGGAAAAGCATTTTCTCAAGTATGTATCACATGATGTCTCTGGCACTCCTCTTCTTATATTGTTTGATGGCCACCGCTCACATGTGAGCTTAACTTTGCAAGATTGGGCTGAATCAAAGAACATCATTCTTTTCATACTTCCACCACACTGTAGCCACATTTTACAGCCATTAGATATAGGGTGTTTTGGGCCATTAAAGGTTTGTTACAACCGGGAGGCACAGTTGTttatgagaaaaaatccaggatgTAAAATTACAAGGTATAACATAGGACAAATGTCTTGTTCTCCCTACCAGAAAGGTCTATCTGCACAGAACTTGATATCATCTTTTAGGAAAAGTGGGATATATCCTTTTAACCCAAAAGCTGTTGACACCAGCGAACTTGCTCCAGCTACAATTTACCCCACAGCTACATCTGATAAGCAAGTACAATga